The Xanthobacter flavus genome includes a window with the following:
- a CDS encoding electron transfer flavoprotein subunit beta/FixA family protein — protein MHIVVCIKQVPDSAQIRVHPVTNTIMRQGVPTIINPYDLFALEEALRLRDKFGGEVTVLTMGPPSAEDSLRKALTFGADRAVLLTDRFFAGSDTLATSFALATAITKIGQTWGVPDLVFTGKQTIDGDTAQVGPGIAKRLGLMQITYVAKIAEFDPAERTITLERRAEGGTQVLKSKLPCLVAMLEATNEMRRGTMVDALRAARAEVVKWNAKDAGVTDLNMCGLKGSPTIVKRVFAPSARSEKAKFIEAGEGGSLPDALIAEIFSRQPGLEADLTALARGF, from the coding sequence ATGCACATCGTCGTCTGCATCAAACAGGTTCCGGATTCGGCGCAGATCCGCGTCCATCCCGTCACCAACACGATCATGCGGCAGGGCGTGCCGACGATCATCAACCCCTATGACCTGTTCGCGCTGGAAGAGGCGCTGCGGCTGCGCGACAAGTTCGGCGGCGAGGTCACGGTCCTCACCATGGGCCCGCCCTCCGCGGAAGATTCCCTGCGCAAGGCGCTGACCTTCGGCGCCGACCGCGCCGTGCTCCTGACCGACCGCTTCTTCGCCGGCTCCGACACGCTCGCCACCAGCTTCGCCCTCGCCACCGCCATCACCAAGATCGGCCAGACCTGGGGCGTGCCGGACCTCGTGTTCACCGGCAAGCAGACCATCGATGGCGACACCGCCCAGGTCGGCCCCGGCATCGCCAAGCGCCTTGGCCTCATGCAGATCACCTATGTGGCGAAGATCGCCGAGTTCGATCCCGCCGAGCGCACCATCACCCTGGAGCGGCGCGCCGAGGGCGGCACGCAGGTGCTGAAGTCGAAGCTGCCCTGCCTCGTCGCCATGCTGGAAGCCACCAACGAGATGCGCCGCGGGACCATGGTGGACGCCCTGCGCGCCGCCCGCGCCGAGGTCGTGAAGTGGAACGCCAAGGACGCCGGCGTGACCGACCTCAACATGTGCGGCCTCAAGGGCTCGCCCACCATCGTCAAGCGCGTGTTCGCGCCGAGCGCGCGTTCCGAGAAGGCCAAGTTCATCGAGGCCGGCGAGGGGGGCAGCCTCCCCGACGCGCTGATCGCCGAGATCTTCTCCCGCCAGCCCGGCCTTGAAGCCGACCTGACCGCGCTGGCGCGCGGCTTCTGA
- a CDS encoding ArsC/Spx/MgsR family protein has protein sequence MAHVTFWEKPGCGTNARQKLALANAGHTLDVRSLLTEPWTAERLKDFFGATPVASWFNPAAPKVKSGAVKPDAVEAEAAIALMLAEPLLIRRPLVEVDGARCAGFDREPVTSLLGPAVPGARPLEGCSHPGVAHPCPDPGERKAS, from the coding sequence GTGGCCCATGTCACCTTCTGGGAGAAGCCGGGCTGCGGCACCAACGCCCGGCAGAAGCTCGCCCTCGCCAATGCCGGCCACACGCTGGACGTCCGCAGTCTCCTGACCGAGCCGTGGACGGCCGAGCGGCTGAAGGATTTCTTTGGCGCGACGCCGGTCGCCAGCTGGTTCAATCCCGCCGCGCCGAAGGTGAAATCGGGCGCGGTGAAGCCGGATGCGGTGGAAGCGGAGGCCGCCATCGCGCTGATGCTGGCCGAGCCCCTGCTCATCCGTCGCCCGCTGGTGGAGGTGGACGGCGCCCGCTGCGCCGGCTTCGACCGCGAGCCGGTGACCTCCCTGCTGGGGCCGGCCGTGCCGGGCGCGCGCCCGCTTGAGGGCTGCTCCCATCCCGGCGTGGCCCATCCCTGTCCGGACCCCGGCGAACGGAAAGCGTCCTGA
- the nifH gene encoding nitrogenase iron protein — MASLRQIAFYGKGGIGKSTTSQNTLAALTELGQRILIVGCDPKADSTRLILHAKAQDTILSLAANAGSVEDLELEDVMKVGYKDIRCVESGGPEPGVGCAGRGVITSINFLEENGAYEDIDYVSYDVLGDVVCGGFAMPIRENKAQEIYIVMSGEMMAMYAANNISKGILKYANSGGVRLGGLVCNERQTDKEYELAESLAKKLGTTLIYFVPRDNIVQHAELRRMTVIEYAPDSAQAQHYRNLATKVHGNSGNGIIPTPITMDELEDLLMEHGIMKAVDESIVGKTAAELAVG; from the coding sequence ATGGCTTCGCTGCGACAGATCGCGTTTTACGGCAAGGGTGGCATCGGCAAGTCCACCACGTCCCAGAACACCCTTGCGGCCCTGACCGAGCTTGGTCAGCGCATCCTCATCGTGGGTTGCGACCCGAAGGCGGATTCGACCCGCCTGATCCTGCATGCCAAGGCGCAGGACACCATCCTTTCGCTGGCCGCCAACGCGGGCTCGGTGGAAGACCTCGAGCTCGAGGACGTGATGAAGGTCGGCTACAAGGACATCCGCTGCGTGGAGTCCGGTGGTCCGGAGCCGGGCGTCGGCTGCGCCGGCCGCGGCGTGATCACCTCGATCAACTTCCTTGAGGAGAACGGCGCCTACGAGGACATCGACTACGTGTCCTACGACGTGCTGGGCGACGTGGTGTGCGGCGGTTTCGCGATGCCGATCCGCGAGAACAAGGCGCAGGAAATCTACATCGTCATGTCCGGCGAGATGATGGCCATGTATGCGGCCAACAACATCTCCAAGGGCATCCTGAAGTATGCGAACTCCGGCGGCGTGCGCCTGGGCGGCCTGGTGTGCAACGAGCGCCAGACCGACAAGGAATATGAGCTGGCGGAGTCGCTGGCGAAGAAGCTCGGCACCACGCTGATCTACTTCGTTCCGCGCGACAACATCGTGCAGCACGCCGAGCTGCGCCGCATGACGGTGATCGAGTATGCGCCCGATTCCGCGCAGGCCCAGCACTACCGCAACCTCGCGACCAAGGTGCATGGCAACTCGGGCAACGGCATCATCCCGACCCCGATCACCATGGACGAGCTCGAAGACCTGCTCATGGAGCACGGCATCATGAAGGCCGTGGACGAGAGCATCGTCGGCAAGACCGCCGCCGAGCTCGCCGTCGGCTGA
- a CDS encoding electron transfer flavoprotein subunit alpha/FixB family protein: MSEPTTPKAPAAGGRASTKKELPEHFKAYKHVWVFIEQERGQVHPVSWELMGAGRKLADKLGVELAAVVVGAEGETVRGAVAESFCYGADLAYVVADPVLTDYRNEAYTAAMTDLVNTYKPEILLLGATTLGRDLAGAVATTLLTGLTADSTELDVDADGSLAATRPTFGGSLLCTIYTLNYRPQMATVRPRVMPMPIRVEKPIGRVIEHKLGVVEADIVTKILNFIPDRDSNKANLAYADVVVAGGIGLGSPENFQLVRNLAMAMGAEYGCSRPLVQKGWVSSDRQIGQTGKTIRPRLYIAAGISGAIQHRVGVEGADLIVAINTDKNAPIFDFAHVGIVTDAIRLLPALTEAFAKRLSAHSSDKLAS; the protein is encoded by the coding sequence ATGAGCGAGCCAACCACCCCCAAAGCCCCCGCCGCCGGTGGACGCGCGTCCACCAAGAAAGAGCTGCCGGAACACTTCAAGGCCTACAAGCACGTCTGGGTGTTCATCGAGCAGGAGCGCGGCCAGGTTCATCCCGTGTCCTGGGAGCTCATGGGCGCGGGCCGCAAGCTCGCGGACAAGCTGGGCGTGGAGCTCGCGGCCGTGGTGGTCGGCGCCGAGGGCGAGACCGTGCGCGGCGCGGTGGCCGAATCCTTCTGCTACGGCGCCGACCTCGCCTATGTGGTGGCCGACCCGGTGCTCACGGACTATCGCAACGAGGCCTACACGGCCGCGATGACCGACCTTGTGAACACCTACAAGCCCGAGATCCTGCTGCTGGGCGCGACCACCCTCGGCCGCGACCTCGCCGGCGCCGTGGCGACCACCCTTCTTACCGGCCTCACCGCCGATTCCACCGAGCTGGACGTGGACGCCGACGGCTCGCTTGCCGCCACCCGTCCGACCTTCGGCGGCTCCCTGCTCTGCACCATCTACACGCTGAACTATCGCCCGCAGATGGCGACGGTTCGCCCGCGCGTGATGCCCATGCCGATCCGCGTGGAGAAGCCCATCGGCCGGGTCATCGAGCACAAGCTCGGCGTGGTCGAGGCCGACATCGTCACCAAGATCCTGAATTTCATCCCCGACCGCGATTCCAACAAGGCGAACCTCGCCTATGCGGACGTGGTGGTGGCCGGCGGCATAGGCCTCGGCTCGCCGGAGAATTTCCAGCTCGTGCGCAACCTCGCCATGGCCATGGGCGCCGAATATGGCTGCTCGCGCCCGCTGGTGCAGAAGGGTTGGGTCTCCTCCGACCGCCAGATCGGCCAGACCGGCAAGACGATCCGTCCGCGGCTCTACATCGCCGCCGGCATCTCGGGCGCCATCCAGCACCGGGTGGGCGTCGAGGGCGCCGACCTGATCGTCGCCATCAACACCGACAAGAACGCGCCGATCTTCGACTTCGCCCATGTGGGCATCGTCACCGACGCCATCCGCCTCCTCCCGGCCCTGACGGAAGCCTTCGCCAAGCGCCTCTCGGCCCACTCCAGCGACAAGCTCGCCAGCTGA
- a CDS encoding ferredoxin family protein — MATDTAVRVEDKLFQNRYLVDSGRSHIKVKAHTTPSPALRTLLTACPARCYELNDKGQVEITADGCVECGTCRIIGEPSGDIEWNYPRGGYGVLFKFG, encoded by the coding sequence ATGGCCACCGACACCGCCGTCCGCGTCGAGGACAAGCTTTTCCAGAACCGCTACCTGGTGGATTCCGGGCGCTCGCACATCAAGGTGAAGGCACACACCACGCCTTCCCCCGCCCTGCGCACCCTGCTCACGGCCTGCCCGGCCCGCTGCTATGAGTTGAACGACAAGGGGCAGGTCGAGATCACGGCCGACGGCTGCGTGGAATGTGGCACCTGCCGCATCATCGGCGAGCCTTCCGGCGACATCGAGTGGAACTATCCGCGCGGCGGCTACGGCGTACTGTTCAAGTTCGGCTGA
- a CDS encoding 4Fe4S-binding leucine-rich repeat protein gives MSAFSSGSTAGEPGFAEGFAANALASEFAIEALDWQGRPLRCQDCPHEDIKAEGRCDLGKACVLDRRRKRIDRFFANNAALAARYLDHPYFEVRALAARHASVFLIAPLKDDPEPDVRMVCAERLPLARVRDMRFDPEPRVRIAVADRLDGSDLVALMSDVDYSVRMAAARRAPVDALVYLMHDPEVDVRRIVAARLPQVPLARMASDADPLVRLVVAEHLAADRLVALRDDPDMRVRFVVAERISPAFLAPLTNDAVPPIAEVARARLSTT, from the coding sequence ATGTCCGCATTTTCGTCAGGATCAACGGCCGGAGAGCCGGGGTTCGCCGAAGGTTTCGCAGCCAACGCGCTCGCGTCCGAGTTCGCCATCGAGGCGCTGGACTGGCAGGGGCGTCCGCTGCGCTGCCAGGATTGTCCGCACGAGGACATCAAGGCCGAAGGGCGCTGCGACCTCGGCAAGGCGTGCGTCCTCGACCGGCGGCGCAAGCGTATCGACCGTTTCTTCGCGAACAATGCGGCGCTGGCCGCGCGCTATCTGGACCACCCCTATTTCGAGGTGCGGGCGCTCGCCGCCCGGCACGCCAGCGTCTTCCTCATCGCACCGCTCAAGGACGACCCCGAGCCCGACGTCCGCATGGTCTGCGCCGAGCGCCTGCCGCTCGCCCGCGTGCGGGACATGCGCTTCGATCCCGAACCCCGGGTGCGCATCGCGGTGGCCGACCGCCTCGACGGCAGCGACCTCGTGGCCCTCATGTCGGATGTCGACTACAGCGTGCGCATGGCGGCGGCCCGGCGGGCGCCGGTCGATGCACTGGTCTATCTGATGCACGACCCCGAGGTAGATGTGCGGCGCATCGTTGCCGCCCGCCTGCCGCAGGTGCCCCTGGCCCGCATGGCCTCAGATGCCGATCCGCTGGTGCGGCTGGTTGTGGCCGAGCATCTCGCAGCCGACCGCCTTGTCGCATTGCGTGACGATCCCGACATGCGGGTGCGCTTCGTCGTCGCCGAGCGGATTTCCCCAGCCTTCCTTGCGCCGCTGACCAACGACGCCGTGCCGCCCATCGCCGAGGTCGCGCGGGCGCGGCTCTCCACGACCTGA
- a CDS encoding SagB/ThcOx family dehydrogenase, with product MNALLPPLRPSEAALAYHARTKHSLKGYAAGPETLDWDTQPNPFRDYEGAPRTALPLAAEALGVSFPQMVSGGVAPAPVDLAGVALLLELSFGLAAWKQLGPDRWALRCNPSSGNLHPTEAYVIAGGIAGLADGVHHYVSRDHVLEHRFAPPGPDVVAVASASGFAIENRFGPAGGAPSLFLALSSIHWREAWKYGERAFRYCQLDLGHALAGVRYAAACLGWTVHLVEATSADIARRVGLERDGDFAGAEREDPDILIALAPAGGDLPALPPVAFGGRWMGRANVLDRHPLYRWPVIDQVSLATHRARAVAGDAVSAPALPARAVVGDAPAASVILGRRSAQRFTAKGSAMPREVFLGLVDALLPRDGAPFDAWGFEARVHPLLFVHRVEGLAPGLYALPRRAGVTADLKAALRSDFTWETPEGVPEHLPIYRLVETDCRGIARTVSCHQAIASDSSFALAMLAEFEPLVSADPWRYRQLHWEAGMIGQSLYLEAEAAGFRGTGIGCFFDDDLHQLMGLEGAAFQSIYHFTVGRAAVDDRITTEPAYPGRGA from the coding sequence ATGAACGCGCTGCTGCCCCCCCTGCGTCCCTCCGAGGCGGCGCTGGCCTACCACGCCCGCACCAAGCACAGTCTGAAGGGCTACGCCGCCGGCCCCGAGACGCTGGATTGGGACACGCAGCCCAACCCGTTCCGGGACTATGAGGGCGCCCCGCGCACCGCTCTGCCGCTGGCGGCCGAGGCGCTCGGCGTCTCCTTTCCGCAAATGGTGTCGGGCGGCGTGGCGCCCGCGCCCGTGGACCTTGCCGGCGTCGCCTTGCTGCTGGAACTCTCCTTCGGCCTGGCGGCCTGGAAGCAGCTTGGCCCGGACCGCTGGGCGCTGCGCTGCAATCCCTCCAGCGGCAATCTGCACCCCACCGAGGCCTATGTGATCGCCGGCGGCATCGCCGGTCTGGCGGACGGCGTGCACCATTATGTCAGCCGCGACCATGTGCTGGAGCACCGCTTCGCGCCGCCGGGGCCGGACGTGGTGGCGGTGGCGAGCGCATCGGGCTTCGCCATCGAGAACCGGTTCGGCCCGGCCGGCGGGGCGCCGTCGCTCTTTCTCGCGCTGTCGTCCATCCATTGGCGGGAGGCCTGGAAATATGGCGAGCGCGCCTTCCGCTATTGCCAGCTCGATCTCGGCCACGCCTTGGCGGGGGTGCGCTATGCCGCCGCCTGCCTCGGCTGGACGGTGCATCTGGTGGAGGCCACCAGCGCCGATATCGCCCGTCGCGTCGGCCTCGAACGGGACGGCGATTTCGCCGGGGCGGAGCGGGAGGATCCCGACATCCTGATCGCGCTGGCTCCGGCTGGCGGCGACCTGCCCGCCCTTCCGCCGGTGGCGTTCGGCGGGCGCTGGATGGGGCGGGCCAATGTGCTCGACCGGCATCCGCTCTATCGCTGGCCGGTGATCGACCAGGTGAGTCTCGCGACGCATCGCGCGCGCGCCGTTGCGGGTGACGCGGTGTCGGCTCCGGCCCTCCCTGCGCGCGCGGTGGTGGGAGACGCGCCGGCGGCTTCGGTCATCCTCGGCCGGCGCAGCGCCCAGCGTTTCACGGCCAAGGGCAGCGCGATGCCCCGCGAGGTCTTCCTCGGCCTCGTCGATGCGCTGCTGCCGCGTGATGGGGCCCCCTTCGATGCGTGGGGCTTCGAGGCCCGCGTCCACCCGCTGCTGTTCGTGCATCGGGTGGAAGGGCTCGCCCCCGGCCTCTACGCCCTGCCGCGCCGTGCGGGCGTGACCGCCGACCTCAAGGCCGCGCTGCGCTCCGATTTCACCTGGGAGACGCCCGAGGGCGTGCCGGAGCACCTACCGATCTACCGGCTGGTGGAAACCGACTGTCGCGGCATCGCCCGCACCGTGAGCTGCCATCAGGCCATCGCCAGCGACAGCTCCTTCGCCCTCGCCATGCTGGCGGAGTTCGAGCCGCTGGTGAGCGCGGATCCATGGCGCTACCGACAGCTCCATTGGGAGGCGGGCATGATCGGCCAGTCGCTCTATCTGGAAGCGGAGGCGGCGGGCTTCCGTGGCACCGGCATCGGCTGCTTCTTTGACGACGACCTGCACCAGCTGATGGGGCTCGAGGGCGCGGCCTTCCAGTCCATCTACCACTTCACCGTCGGGCGCGCCGCCGTCGACGACCGCATCACCACCGAGCCGGCCTATCCCGGCCGGGGCGCGTGA
- a CDS encoding response regulator transcription factor, translating into MQIGVETSKAVDQRRVFVVDEDEITRAALQFMLHDEIETHELATPEEAYEKGQGWLVPHVILLGVGLLKARGDALIGELKGKFPGVRILIVTDKSEEAVAVSGLKAGAHGAVVKPLTLESVRKKVDTVLGRDGGAQLVQLSVLK; encoded by the coding sequence ATGCAGATCGGCGTTGAGACTTCCAAGGCGGTGGACCAGCGGCGTGTCTTCGTGGTGGACGAGGACGAGATCACGCGCGCGGCGCTGCAATTCATGCTGCACGACGAGATCGAGACCCACGAGCTCGCCACCCCCGAGGAGGCCTATGAGAAGGGGCAGGGCTGGCTGGTGCCGCATGTGATCCTGCTCGGCGTCGGGCTTCTGAAGGCCCGCGGCGATGCGCTGATCGGCGAGTTGAAAGGGAAGTTTCCCGGCGTGCGCATCCTCATCGTCACCGACAAGTCGGAAGAGGCGGTGGCGGTGAGCGGGCTCAAGGCCGGTGCCCATGGCGCGGTGGTCAAGCCGCTGACGCTGGAGAGCGTGCGCAAGAAGGTGGATACGGTGCTCGGTCGTGACGGCGGCGCGCAGCTCGTGCAGCTTTCCGTATTGAAGTAG
- a CDS encoding FAD-dependent monooxygenase, with protein MIDERFDAIVVGAGMAGNAAAYTMASRGLKVLQLERGEYSGSKNVQGAILYAEMMEKIIPDFREDAPLERHLIEQRFWMMGETSHTGLHYRSDDFNEEKPNRYTIIRAQFDKWFSSKVREAGALVVCETTVTELVQDAYGKVIGVKTDRGGGQIHADVVVLAEGVTGLLGARAGLRKIPKPTEVALAVKEMHFLPQEVIEQRFNVKGNEGAVIEAAGTISEGMTGMGFLYTNRECVSVGIGCLVSDFQKSGESPYTLLEKFKRHPSIAPLLEGSEVKEYAAHLIPEGGFKSIPQLYGEGWVVVGDAAQLNNAIHREGSNLAMTSGRIAGEAIFQVKSRKDKMTAANLSLYKKMLDDSFVIKDLKKYKDMPQLLHIQSQNFFLTYPQLVNKAMQNFVRVDGTPKKEKEKMTVKSFTSARSWAGLFGDAFKLARAWR; from the coding sequence ATGATCGACGAAAGGTTCGATGCGATTGTCGTCGGCGCCGGCATGGCCGGCAATGCCGCCGCCTACACCATGGCCTCCCGCGGCCTGAAGGTGCTGCAGCTGGAGCGCGGCGAATATTCCGGCTCCAAGAATGTGCAGGGCGCCATCCTCTACGCCGAGATGATGGAGAAGATCATCCCGGACTTCCGGGAGGATGCGCCGCTGGAGCGTCACCTGATCGAGCAGCGCTTCTGGATGATGGGCGAGACCTCCCACACCGGCCTGCATTACCGGTCCGACGACTTCAACGAGGAGAAGCCGAACCGCTACACCATCATCCGCGCCCAGTTCGACAAGTGGTTCTCCTCCAAGGTGCGCGAGGCCGGTGCCCTGGTCGTGTGCGAGACCACGGTGACGGAGCTGGTGCAGGACGCCTATGGCAAGGTGATCGGCGTGAAGACCGATCGCGGCGGCGGCCAGATCCATGCGGACGTGGTGGTGCTGGCGGAAGGTGTCACCGGCCTGCTCGGCGCCCGCGCCGGCCTGCGCAAGATCCCCAAGCCCACCGAGGTGGCGCTGGCGGTGAAGGAGATGCACTTCCTGCCGCAGGAAGTCATCGAACAGCGCTTCAACGTGAAGGGCAACGAGGGCGCCGTCATCGAGGCCGCCGGGACCATCTCGGAAGGCATGACCGGCATGGGCTTCCTCTACACCAACCGCGAATGCGTGTCGGTGGGCATCGGCTGCCTCGTGTCGGATTTCCAGAAGAGCGGCGAGTCGCCGTACACGCTGCTTGAGAAGTTCAAGCGCCACCCGTCCATCGCGCCGCTGCTGGAAGGCTCCGAGGTGAAGGAATACGCCGCCCACCTCATCCCCGAGGGCGGGTTCAAGTCCATCCCGCAGCTCTATGGCGAGGGCTGGGTGGTGGTGGGCGATGCCGCCCAGCTCAACAACGCCATCCATCGCGAGGGCTCGAACCTCGCCATGACCTCCGGCCGCATCGCCGGCGAGGCCATCTTCCAGGTCAAGTCCCGCAAGGACAAGATGACCGCGGCGAACCTCTCGCTCTACAAGAAGATGCTCGACGACAGTTTCGTGATAAAAGACCTCAAGAAGTACAAGGACATGCCGCAGCTTCTGCACATCCAGTCGCAGAACTTCTTCCTCACCTACCCCCAGCTGGTCAACAAGGCCATGCAGAACTTCGTGCGTGTCGACGGCACGCCGAAGAAGGAGAAGGAGAAGATGACGGTGAAGTCCTTCACCTCCGCGCGGTCGTGGGCGGGCCTTTTCGGCGACGCCTTCAAACTTGCCCGCGCCTGGCGCTGA